The DNA sequence TGCTTGATAATAACTGTTTGGCTTATATGGATTTGGTTCGCCGCTATAAAGAGCAAAGTCCAGATGCCATTACTGACGAACAAGCAACCGTGATTTATGAAGAAATCAGTGCGGTACTTGATCAGAAAGACGCAAAAGGGACGAATGCTGAGAAGTTAGAAGGTATTCGTGAAACAGTTGATAAGCTGTTCACAACGGTTGTAGAAGTAGATTGTGATTTTATCGCAAACACTTTAGGACCAAAATTAGAGCAAGATCCTACAGACTTGAAATTGGCAAAGAACATTTTCAAATTGTCGTTGGCGGGTCGTTGTATGGAAGCACCAATCTTTTTGACTGCTGCAAAGATCATGTTGAAGCAAGAGCCTGATTTCGGTATTGCTAAATTGATCGGTATGAAAGAAAAGCAAGCAGGGAATTACAACGATGCTATGGAGTTCTATAACCAAGCATTGACATTGACTGATGATGGTACCAAAAAAGCACAAATCTATTTGGATATGGCTGGGGTATATGCAAAACAACACTCTAATGCTATGGCACGTGAGTATGCATTGAAAGCCGTTCAGGCAGATCCTTCAAAGAAAGATGCTTATAACATCATTGGTGGATTGTACTTCTCTTCTTTCGAGAAGTGTCGTCAGAACAAAAACAAAGTAGAAGACCGCGCAGTATTTATTGCCGCTTACGAAATGTACCAAAAAGCAGGAAACAAAGGTGGAATGAGCAGTGCTAAAGCGCAGTTCCCATCAATGGAAGATATCTTTACTTATGACATGAACGTTGGTGATCCAGTGAAAATTGGATGTTGGATCAACAAGACTGTCTTGGTTAAAAAGCGTGACTAATCATCAGGCTTGATACAATCAATGAAGCGACCAATATTTTATTGGTCGCTTTTTTTATATCTTTGGGCTATTAAGTATTTTATCATTCCTATATGAGTAGATTTCATTCTTCGACTTTTATTGTGTTGTTGCTGGCAGTTATCGGGTTAAGCGCCTGTCATAAAAAAGATGCCGAAGTAAACCACTTTGTCAAGTATGAAGGCCCCATGATGGAGGCTGACAGTATCCTGACTTATTACAGCGATTCCGCAAGGCTCGTGCTTTCCCTTAATGCTGATAAGCAATTGGAGTATGAAACGGGCGACCGTGAATTTCCCGAAGGCCTGTATCTGGAGTTTTTTAATAAAACTGGGGAAATTGAAGCTACGCTGCGTTGCGATTACTGCTATTACGACAAAGAAAAAACAGAATACAAAGCGCAGGGCGATGTGGTGGTTAAGAATGCGATTTCTGGAGAAAAGCTGAATACTGAAGAGTTGTACTGGAACCCTAAAACCAAAAAGGTTTATACCGATAAATTTGTCCGTATAGAATCTGATGGGCAGATTTTGATGGGGGAAGGACTTGATGCCGACCAGGATTTTACAGAATACCGAATTCGATCCCCTAAAGGGACCATCCTGCTTGATCAGGAAAATGACAGTACCGCAGATTCAACCAACAACACCCGATCAACATTTTAGCATGTTTTCGAAAGCCCTTTTTACCCAGATTATTTTCGCAATTTGCGTGGCCACATTTATAATTGGTGTACATCAACTCATGACCGTCGGTTTTGAGCAATCCTATTTTATCTTTATGTTTAGTGTAGCAAGTTTTTTCGGCTACCTACTTTTGAAAGGAAGAGCGACGGCACCGGAAGATAAATCAGCATCAAAAAATATTCAACAGCCCAAACGTAAAGGGCGAAAAAAATCCAAGCGATAGCCTTTAACTCATGATTGATTCATTAGAACAGCCCATAATCATTGTCATCATTTCCTTGCTTGCCTCTGCCCTGTTTTCTGGTGTAGAGATAGCGTTCGTTTCTGCCGATAAACTGCAGTTTCAGCTCGATGCAAAAAAGGGAATGTTTTCAGGCCGCATATACTCTAAATTCCTGAAGAAGCAAAGTCAGTTTGTGGCCACTATGCTGATCGGTAATACATTTACATTGATGATCTATACGGTGTTTATGTCGCAGATTATCAACGGGCTGAATGATATTTACCACATCATGCCTATTGACAACCCCTTGCTGTTGTTTTTTCTCGAAACAGTCATCTCGACGGTAATCGTTTTGTTTTTGGCAGAGTTTACCCCTAAATCGGTTTTTTTAATTGATCCCAATGGGGTGCTTAAATTATTGGTCATTCCTGTTTGGCTGGTATATCACATCAGCAAGCCTGTCGTAACGACCGTGATGTACCTTTCCCGTTTGTTTATTATTCACATCATGCGTTTGCCCTACAATGAAGAAACAGGCGTACTTGGGCGCACAGAGCTGAGTCAGTTTGTGAGTAACCTCAAAGAGGGTTATGCAGACGAACAGGAGGTCGATTCACGGATCATCAATAATGCACTTGAGTTCAAAACCATTCAGGTGCGGGACTGCCTGATCCCACGGACGGATATTGTGGCTGTGGAACAGAATGATGATATTGAAACTCTCAAGGCCGCTTTTATGGACAGTGGGCACTCCAAAGTATTGGTTTATCGTGATACCATCGATGATATTATTGGTTACTGCCACTCGGCAGACCTTTTCAGAAAGCCCAAAAGTATAAAGGAAAACATGATGGATATTCCCATCGTGACCCAAACCATGCTGGCAAGCGACCTGCTGTTTCTGTTCGTGACCAAGCAAAAGAGTATCGCTGTAGTTGTTGATGAATTCGGTGGTACGGCAGGGATCGTGAGTGTTGAAGATGTGATTGAGGAGATATTGGGGGATATTCGCGATGAGCATGATGAAGAATACCTGGTGGAAGAGGTTCTTGAGGATGATAAATTCATCCTGTCTGCCCGATTGGACATTGATTACCTTAATGATAAATACGACTGGGATATTCCCGAAGGTGAGTATGATACACTGGGCGGATTCATCTTTGCTGAAGCCCAAAAGATCCCTGAGGAGCAAGAGGAAATATTCACCTCTATTGGTGTTGTTTTTATTGAATCCAAGAAAGACAATGGCATCGATGTGATCCGATTGGATCGCTCGGCAATGGACTAATGCAAAAATATGTTTGCATTCTCAAAATAATAAAAAATATAATTTGGTAAATATTCTTTTATTTTGGCTTATCTTCGAAGATCGTTAAACTGAATTTTGGATGTTAAACGCTTGAATTAAGTGCGAAATATCCACCGAATAGGCCCTTGATCGTAATTTTTTGACAATACGATACAGAAAAGGTTTATTTTCAATGGTTTTTTACCGATATTTCGAACCAAAATTTTTTAGAGAGGAAGATGGCTTGGTGTAGGTTGGGATTTGTTTTTTTGCCTATTTGGTCCTTCTCAATATTGAAATAAATAAGAAATAATATTCGTTGCGCTTTTTAGATTGTGTTAAACAATGGCTTTAATTAACAAAATACGTGAAAAATCGGGCGTCGCTGTGGGTGTAATCGCAGTGGGCCTATTAGTTTTTATTGTTGGTGGAGACCTGATGGGTCCTAAGTCTGGTCAGAAGGACGAACGGAATGTGGGGGAAATCGCAGGAAACACCATCCCACTGGACGTTTATCAGAAACAGATAGAAGACCTCAAGTACAACTTCACTAACAGCTATGGTCGCTTCCCTACGGAAACAGAGATGAACTCTATCCGTCAGCAAGCATGGGACCTTATGGTTGTAAAAGAATCCTTCAAACAAGAATATGACGCTGTTGGCGTGAATGTTTCTGATGAAGAATTGGTGGACATGGTACAGGGTAAAAACATCAGCCCTCAGATCCGTGCCTCATTTACTGATCCTAAAACAGGGCAGTTTGATAAAGGTGCAATTGTTCAGTTCTTGAGCCGTTTGGGCCAAATGCCTGCTCAGCAACGTACACAATGGAATGCTTTTGAAGCTTCTTTGATCCCTGCGCGTAAGCGTATCAAATTCGATCATTTGTTGCAAGGTGCCAACTACATTACAGATGCAGAAGCACAACAACAATACCGAGCAGAGAACGAAGTTGCTGAGGCTAAATATTTGTACATCCCTTACTATTCTGTAAGTGATTCAGCGGTTGCGGTATCTGACAGCGAGTTGTCAAGCTACTTGAATGACCACCAGAAGCAATATCAAACAGATGCTTACCGCTCTTTGGAGTATGTAACATTCCCTATTGTTCCTTCTGCGGCAGATTCAGCAGATTTCTTCAAAGATATGCAAGCTTTCAAAGCTGAAATGGCAACGGTGCCTTCAGTAGAGGAAGATTCGATTTATGCTTCGGCTAACACCGATTCTAAAGCACCTTCTTTCGGTACTTATACCGTAGATCAATTGCCGATCATCTTGCAGTCCAATGAGAAAATCTTGAAAAAAGGTGACATCTTGGGACCATACAACGATGGTGGTTTCTATACATTATATAAGATCTCTGACGTTGCTACTGATGGAGCAAAATCAGCTCGTGCATCGCACATCCTGATTCGTGCTGAAGACAGCACACCAGCAGCTAAAGCAAAAGCAAAGAAAAAAGCAGAAGGTATCCTTCGTGCGATCAAGCGTGGTGCTTCATTTGAAAAAGAAGCTCGCGAAAATTCAGCAGATCCTTCAGCATCACGTGGTGGTGACTTGGGTTGGTTCTCTGAAGGCCGTATGGTGAAGCCTTTTGAAGATGCTGTATTCTCTATGAAAAAATCGGGTGTTTATGCTAAAGTGGTAGAAACACAATTCGGTTTCCATATCATCAAAGTAACTGAAGCGCCGATTGCTAAATCGTTTAAAGTAGCGACTGTTCAGCGTGAGATGATCGCTTCTGATGAAACACGTGATAAAATCTTCCGTCAGGCAGATAGCTTTACTGCTTCAGCAGGTGACTTGAACGAGTTCCAGGCGGCAGCGAAAGAAAAAGGATACCGTATCCAGACAGCACCAACTGTAAATGCTAACGATCGTCGTTTGGGTGCTATCGCTGATGCACGCACAGTAGTTAGCTGGGCATTCCGTGATGCAGCTATGGAAGAAGTTTCTGATGCTAAAGAGGCGGGCGATAATTACATTGTTGCAGCATTGACTGGCGTTGTTGAGAAAGGTACTGCTCCATTGTCTACCGTGAAAGCGGAGATCACTGATAAAGTGAAGAAAGAGAAGCAAGCTGAAGTTATCATGAAAAAGCTGAAAGGTGGTTCATTGGATGAAATGGCAACTGCTTACGGTTCGGATGCTAAAGTTTACGAAGCATCAGACTTGAAAATCTCTTCTAACATTTTGCCATCTGTTGGTTTCGCTCCAGAGGCTGTAGGTACTATCTTCGGATTGAAAAATGGTGAGATTTCTAAGCCTGTAAAAACAGACAACGGTATCTTGGTTGTTCAGACAATCGCTAAAACTGAAGCTCCTGAAATTGCAGATTACAGCAAGTTCAAGAAAGAGTTGGAAGCAAAATTGGATAACCGTGTATCTTTCAACATCAGCGAATCTTTGAAAGAGGCTGCCAATGTTAAAGATCAACGTTACCTATACTACTAAGAATTAAAGACAGCCACGGCTGTTAAAATATAATAAAACAGCCTGCTGATCTTTATCGGCAGGCTGTTTGTATTTAGATGCAAAATGGAACCGAGGGGTGCCTAATTGCCGTACAAGACGTATAATTAGATAAAAAGGAATATTATGGCAGATGATTCGTTTTCGTTCGAAGACTTTAAGGATAAGCTGGAGCAACAGTATGATTTCCCGACAAAATATACATTTAAGTTTATTGTGCCAGTAGCGCAGGTAGATCGCTTCTTTGAAGAGGTTTTCCCTAAGAAGATGGTGGAAGAAAAGCAGTCCAAGACAGGCAAGTTCTCGTCGTTTACGGCCCGTTTTTCTGTTCGTTCTTCTGATGAAGTCATTGAAATTTACAAGAAAGCTACCGTAGTACCAGGGCTTATTTCTTTATAAGCGGCAGGTTTTAATGAGTAGGTATAAAAAAAAGGCATCCGATATGGATGCCTTTTTTCATTGGTATGATCAATAATTAAAGACCGAATTCCGCCTTAATTTTATCTACATAATCTAATTTTTCCCAAGTGAAGGTTTCCACTTCTACCTCTACATCATCAGTGTATGGGCTTGGGAAAACAACTTTCTTCACCTCTGGCGTACGTCCCATGTGTCCGTAAGCTGCCGTTTCCTGATAGATTGGGTTACGAAGCTTCAAGCGTTCTTCAATCGCAAAAGGACGAAGGTCGAAAATGCCTTCAATTTTACGAGCGATCTCGCCGTCCGACAAGTCAACTTTTGCTGTTCCGTAAGTGTTCAGGTAAACGCCTGTCGGGCGTGCAACGCCAATGGCATAAGATACCTGCACCAAAACTTCTTCAGCAATGCCTGCCGCTACCATGTTCTTAGCGATATGGCGTGTCGCATAAGCTGCTGAACGGTCCACTTTGGAAGGGTCTTTTCCTGAGAATGCACCACCACCATGAGCGCCTTTTCCTCCGTAAGTATCTACGATAATCTTACGGCCAGTTAGTCCTGTATCGCCGTGAGGGCCACCAATCACAAACTTCCCTGTTGGGTTGATATGATATTTGATGTCGTCACCGAACAATGCCTGAATGTCTTCAGGGAAGCTGGCCAATACGCGAGGAATCAAAATGGTTTTGATGTCCTGTTCGATTTTCGCCAACATTTCCTCATCTGAATCAGCAAACTCATCGTGCTGTGTAGAGACGACAATCGCCTCGATACGCTCTGGTTTGTTGTCGTCAGAATACTGTACAGTTACCTGAGATTTTGCATCAGGACGAAGGTAAGGGATTTCCGTTTCTTCACGGCGGAGATCAGCCAACACGCGCAACAAGCGGTGAGAGATTTCCAACGCCAACGGCATGTAGTTTTCTGTTTCGTTGGTCGCGTAGCCAAACATCATTCCTTGGTCTCCCGCTCCCTGGTTTTCACGATCTTCACGATCAACACCACGGTTGATATCATCAGACTGCTCGTGAATGGCAGAGATTACCCCACAGGAGTTACCATCAAACTGGTATTCACCTTTGGTATAGCCTATTTTATTAATAACATTACGGGCGATATGCTGAACATCCAAATAAGCTTGGGATTTCACCTCTCCCGCCAATACAACCTGTCCTGTCGTAACCAAAGTTTCACAAGCTACTTTGGAGTTTTTATCGAACGCTAAGAAGTGATCGATGAGTGCGTCAGAAATTTGATCGGCAACTTTGTCAGGGTGTCCTTCAGACACAGACTCTGACGTAAAGAAATATGACATAATAATTATGATTTTAGGATTTTTTGAACTCGGCACGGGGACCAAAATCGCCTTGGATTCTCACCAAGAAAAACACTCCCACACAAAGAACATTAAAGTTTTTTCCAAAACATAAAGGTAAGTAAAATTGCAGTTACTCAATACCTTTTATGCACTTAATACAAAAATTGTCGGGAACTTACCAATTGATAGCTTTACCTTTTTCCATTCAGCAATGGTTTTGGTCATGATCATTTCGTCTTGTCCCGAAACATCTTTGGCGATACAGAGCTTTACATTGGCGCTGCAGGTTTTTACGAGATCAGCAAACAGATGATCGTTCCGATAGGGCGTCTCCATAAAAATTTGCGTCTGATATTTTTCGCGTGCAGTAAGTTCCAGTTTTTTGATGGCATCAATGCGGCGCTTTTTATCAATCGGCAGGTAGCCACTGAAAGCAAAGTGCTGCCCAGAGAAGCCCGAGCTCATCAGGGCCATAAATAAGGACGATGGCCCTACCAATGGTACCACCCTGATGCCGTGTTTGTGGGCGTATTCTACTGCCAGAGCGCCAGGATCTGCAATGCCAGGGCAACCTGATTCTGAAATAATGCCGACATCTCTGCCGTCCATTACAGGCTTCATCAGCTGCGCCAGTGCGGCATCTTTGGTCTTTTTGTCCAATACTTCCAATTCCAGCGCTTCAATGGTCAGTCCAAGCTTGAGGCTTGAGATGTAGCGCCTTGCAGTGCGAAGATTTTCTACGAGATAATAAGAAGTATTTTTGACGATATCCCGAACCTGTGGGGCAATCATTGCTTCGGCGGTGCCGTCAGCAATTACATTGGGAATCAGGAATAGTGTACCTTTATTTTTTGACATTTATATAAATTTTTGAATCGCTTTAAGAAAAGCTTCGGGCTGTTCGGCATGAATCCAGTGCCCAGCATTTTCTATTGTTACAACGTGTGCTTCAGGAAATTGATTTTTGATCAGGGCAGTATCTTTTTCCATGATATAATTGGAAAGTGCGCCCCGAATAAACAGGCTTTGGCCGTCGTAACCCAATTGTGGGTCGAGGGCCGCAACAACATTTTCGATCTGGTCTTTAAGTACCTCCAAATTGAATTTCCAGCGAAAGCCTTCTTTACTTCGGGCAAGGCCTTTGAGTAAAAATTGGCGAACACCGATATCCTTCAGGGACATTTGAAGCGCTGCGTCGGCCTCTCCCCTGCTTTTCAGGGCTGTCAAGTCCACACGCTCCAGGGCTTCAATAATTTCGTGATGATGCACAGGATATTGCTTTGGGGCAATATCTACCACCACCAGCTTTACAACTTTATCAGGATTTTCTGCCGCAAACTGCATGGCTGTTTTTCCTCCCATGGAATGACCTATGATTTTGGCTTCTTCAATGTTGTGTTCTTCGAAAAAGGCAAGCAGGTCATCTGCCATTGCTTCATAGTTATGATCTTGTGCGTGGGGGGAATTTCCGTGGTTGCGTTGATCTACAAGGTAAACGGTATGCTGTTCAGCCATTACTTTGGCGAACGTCATCCAGTTATCAAGTGAACCAAAAAGGCCGTGCAGGATAATCAGCTTTGGCCCCTGCCCCAATTTTTTAAAGTTGAGTTGCATGGAAAAGGTGGGTTTTAGGGTTGTGTCAAAATTTGAAGTGGGTGATCAGTGATTTCGTCAGCCATTGATTGTCCGCTTTGGCTCCTTGTACATCACCGATCACGATAAGTAAAGACCTTATTTAAGTTGTCTCAGGTAAATTTGGATGGTATTTTCCAGTCCCTGGTAAAGGGCATCGCAGATTAGCGCGTGGCCAATAGAGACTTCATCAAGCTGTGGAAGCTTTTCTTTCAAAAATTTCAGGTTTTCAGCATCAAGGTCGTGCCCAGCATTTATACCAAGCCCCAGGGCTACTGCTTTTTCTGCCGCCTGAACGTAATCAGCAACGGCCTTGTCGCGATCGGCCTGATAGTTGGCCGCATAAGGTTCGGTGTACAGCTCAATGCGGTCTGCTCCACAAGCTTTGGCACCTTCGACCATTTTAGGGTCTGGATCAACAAAAATAGAAACCCTGACACCTGCGGCTTTGATCTCAGCGCAAATTTCTTTGAGAAAATCCTGATGAGTGAGGGTGTCCCATCCTGCATTCGAAGTGATGGCAGTCGGTGGATCGGGTACCAAGGTGGCCTGTGCAGGTTTTACACGGTGAATGATTTCCATGAAACGGGCGTCAGGGTAGCCTTCAATATTAAATTCAGTGGTCACCACCTCGTTCAGGTCCAATACATCTTGATAGGTGATATGGCGTTCGTCTGGTCGTGGGTGGACCGTGATGCCTTCCGCACCGAATCTTTCTGCATCCAAAGCAGTTTTGACTACATTGGGATTATCCGCCCCACGGGAATTGCGAAGGGTGGCGATTTTATTGATATTTACGCTAAGCTTAGTCATATCCTTGGCTTAATTATTTAATTTGCGGCAATTTACTACTTTTAAGTATAGTTTATTCTAAAATTGTAAAGTCAAAAAAGGGAATTCCCCCCTGAAGGACTTCAGATTGTATTAATCACATAAAAATATTGAAATTATGAGCCTAAAGCTAAAGATCAACGACGACATCAAAACAGCAATGAAAGCAAAGCAAAAAGATGATTTACGTGCCTTGAGAGCGATTAAATCCATGATTTTGCTGGCTGAAACTGCTGATGGCAGCACTTCGGAACTGACCGAGGAGCAGGAAATTAAAATGCTTCAGAAAGCGGTGAAGCAGCGTAAGGAATCTGCGCAGGTTTATAAAGAGCAAGGACGCGAGGATTTGGCGGAAGTTGAATTGGTAGAAGTGGCTGTGATTGAGAAGTATTTGCCTGCACAAATGGGCGAAGAAGAATTACAGGCGAAAATTGCTGAAATTATTGCTCAGGTAGGCGCTGAAGGCCCTAAAGATATGGGTAAAGTGATGGGTGCAGCCTCAAAAGCTTTGGCAGGACAGGCTGACGGGAAGTCGATTTCCACGGTTGTCAAATCATTGTTGAACAAATAAGCTGAAGCTTTGGCAATATTTGATATTTGCGTCATACTGCTCATTGGCTATGGCGCTTATAATGGATTTAAAAAAGGGCTGATCGTCAGTATTGTAACGACCTTCAGCCTTTTTATAGCGTTATGGGGTGCCGTGAAATTTCAGGAACCTGCCACGAAAATTTTGTCGCCCCTCATCAATACTGACCCGCATCTAACCCCTTATTTGGTATTTATTTTGCTGTTTATCGCTTTTGTAGTAGGCGTGCACCTGATAGGTACCTTGCTCAAAAAGTTTGTAAACATGACCCTGCTCGGAAGCCTGGATACCTTTGCTGGAGGCATACTTGGTGTACTGAAAAATGCCGCTTTTGTAACGGTGCTTGTTTTCGGAATGACCAAAATTGCACCCGAAATGGCAGAGCGACTTTCCAAAGACAGTGTGTCATTTCCTTATTTCGAGAAAGCAGTAAAGGAAGTAGCTAAAGTGGTCCCTGCGATCGACTTTAAAGTTCCTGACATAAAAAAAATGGTTTAGATTGATTTTACTGATAGATAATTACGACTCCTTCACTTACAACCTGGTGGATTATTTTCAGCAATTGGGGGTAAACTGTAAGGTGGTCAGAAATCACTGCCCTATCGA is a window from the Persicobacter psychrovividus genome containing:
- a CDS encoding SAM-dependent methyltransferase, coding for MSKNKGTLFLIPNVIADGTAEAMIAPQVRDIVKNTSYYLVENLRTARRYISSLKLGLTIEALELEVLDKKTKDAALAQLMKPVMDGRDVGIISESGCPGIADPGALAVEYAHKHGIRVVPLVGPSSLFMALMSSGFSGQHFAFSGYLPIDKKRRIDAIKKLELTAREKYQTQIFMETPYRNDHLFADLVKTCSANVKLCIAKDVSGQDEMIMTKTIAEWKKVKLSIGKFPTIFVLSA
- a CDS encoding alpha/beta fold hydrolase, whose amino-acid sequence is MQLNFKKLGQGPKLIILHGLFGSLDNWMTFAKVMAEQHTVYLVDQRNHGNSPHAQDHNYEAMADDLLAFFEEHNIEEAKIIGHSMGGKTAMQFAAENPDKVVKLVVVDIAPKQYPVHHHEIIEALERVDLTALKSRGEADAALQMSLKDIGVRQFLLKGLARSKEGFRWKFNLEVLKDQIENVVAALDPQLGYDGQSLFIRGALSNYIMEKDTALIKNQFPEAHVVTIENAGHWIHAEQPEAFLKAIQKFI
- a CDS encoding DUF493 family protein, which translates into the protein MADDSFSFEDFKDKLEQQYDFPTKYTFKFIVPVAQVDRFFEEVFPKKMVEEKQSKTGKFSSFTARFSVRSSDEVIEIYKKATVVPGLISL
- the metK gene encoding methionine adenosyltransferase; this translates as MSYFFTSESVSEGHPDKVADQISDALIDHFLAFDKNSKVACETLVTTGQVVLAGEVKSQAYLDVQHIARNVINKIGYTKGEYQFDGNSCGVISAIHEQSDDINRGVDREDRENQGAGDQGMMFGYATNETENYMPLALEISHRLLRVLADLRREETEIPYLRPDAKSQVTVQYSDDNKPERIEAIVVSTQHDEFADSDEEMLAKIEQDIKTILIPRVLASFPEDIQALFGDDIKYHINPTGKFVIGGPHGDTGLTGRKIIVDTYGGKGAHGGGAFSGKDPSKVDRSAAYATRHIAKNMVAAGIAEEVLVQVSYAIGVARPTGVYLNTYGTAKVDLSDGEIARKIEGIFDLRPFAIEERLKLRNPIYQETAAYGHMGRTPEVKKVVFPSPYTDDVEVEVETFTWEKLDYVDKIKAEFGL
- a CDS encoding pyridoxine 5'-phosphate synthase, whose translation is MTKLSVNINKIATLRNSRGADNPNVVKTALDAERFGAEGITVHPRPDERHITYQDVLDLNEVVTTEFNIEGYPDARFMEIIHRVKPAQATLVPDPPTAITSNAGWDTLTHQDFLKEICAEIKAAGVRVSIFVDPDPKMVEGAKACGADRIELYTEPYAANYQADRDKAVADYVQAAEKAVALGLGINAGHDLDAENLKFLKEKLPQLDEVSIGHALICDALYQGLENTIQIYLRQLK
- a CDS encoding peptidylprolyl isomerase; translation: MALINKIREKSGVAVGVIAVGLLVFIVGGDLMGPKSGQKDERNVGEIAGNTIPLDVYQKQIEDLKYNFTNSYGRFPTETEMNSIRQQAWDLMVVKESFKQEYDAVGVNVSDEELVDMVQGKNISPQIRASFTDPKTGQFDKGAIVQFLSRLGQMPAQQRTQWNAFEASLIPARKRIKFDHLLQGANYITDAEAQQQYRAENEVAEAKYLYIPYYSVSDSAVAVSDSELSSYLNDHQKQYQTDAYRSLEYVTFPIVPSAADSADFFKDMQAFKAEMATVPSVEEDSIYASANTDSKAPSFGTYTVDQLPIILQSNEKILKKGDILGPYNDGGFYTLYKISDVATDGAKSARASHILIRAEDSTPAAKAKAKKKAEGILRAIKRGASFEKEARENSADPSASRGGDLGWFSEGRMVKPFEDAVFSMKKSGVYAKVVETQFGFHIIKVTEAPIAKSFKVATVQREMIASDETRDKIFRQADSFTASAGDLNEFQAAAKEKGYRIQTAPTVNANDRRLGAIADARTVVSWAFRDAAMEEVSDAKEAGDNYIVAALTGVVEKGTAPLSTVKAEITDKVKKEKQAEVIMKKLKGGSLDEMATAYGSDAKVYEASDLKISSNILPSVGFAPEAVGTIFGLKNGEISKPVKTDNGILVVQTIAKTEAPEIADYSKFKKELEAKLDNRVSFNISESLKEAANVKDQRYLYY
- the lptC gene encoding LPS export ABC transporter periplasmic protein LptC, with amino-acid sequence MSRFHSSTFIVLLLAVIGLSACHKKDAEVNHFVKYEGPMMEADSILTYYSDSARLVLSLNADKQLEYETGDREFPEGLYLEFFNKTGEIEATLRCDYCYYDKEKTEYKAQGDVVVKNAISGEKLNTEELYWNPKTKKVYTDKFVRIESDGQILMGEGLDADQDFTEYRIRSPKGTILLDQENDSTADSTNNTRSTF
- a CDS encoding GatB/YqeY domain-containing protein — protein: MSLKLKINDDIKTAMKAKQKDDLRALRAIKSMILLAETADGSTSELTEEQEIKMLQKAVKQRKESAQVYKEQGREDLAEVELVEVAVIEKYLPAQMGEEELQAKIAEIIAQVGAEGPKDMGKVMGAASKALAGQADGKSISTVVKSLLNK
- a CDS encoding CvpA family protein; protein product: MAIFDICVILLIGYGAYNGFKKGLIVSIVTTFSLFIALWGAVKFQEPATKILSPLINTDPHLTPYLVFILLFIAFVVGVHLIGTLLKKFVNMTLLGSLDTFAGGILGVLKNAAFVTVLVFGMTKIAPEMAERLSKDSVSFPYFEKAVKEVAKVVPAIDFKVPDIKKMV
- a CDS encoding hemolysin family protein is translated as MIDSLEQPIIIVIISLLASALFSGVEIAFVSADKLQFQLDAKKGMFSGRIYSKFLKKQSQFVATMLIGNTFTLMIYTVFMSQIINGLNDIYHIMPIDNPLLLFFLETVISTVIVLFLAEFTPKSVFLIDPNGVLKLLVIPVWLVYHISKPVVTTVMYLSRLFIIHIMRLPYNEETGVLGRTELSQFVSNLKEGYADEQEVDSRIINNALEFKTIQVRDCLIPRTDIVAVEQNDDIETLKAAFMDSGHSKVLVYRDTIDDIIGYCHSADLFRKPKSIKENMMDIPIVTQTMLASDLLFLFVTKQKSIAVVVDEFGGTAGIVSVEDVIEEILGDIRDEHDEEYLVEEVLEDDKFILSARLDIDYLNDKYDWDIPEGEYDTLGGFIFAEAQKIPEEQEEIFTSIGVVFIESKKDNGIDVIRLDRSAMD